A part of Roseitalea porphyridii genomic DNA contains:
- a CDS encoding MFS transporter — MHAIRPLIPLFIAAGILLAGNGVQGTAIAIRGAQEGFSTSLIGLIGTAYFVGFLLGCLYITRLLNAVGHIRTFAALAAITASGTLLLVIIVDPIAWLLIRFAVGFCFSGLFTTIESWINSGVRNETRGRVLAVYRIVDIFAVTGAQFMLPAFGAGGFTLFAVMCLMITLSLVPVSLADRSNPTPPAEFRFDLKGIWALSPLACIGCVTIGATNSAFRLIGPLYAEGIGLSISDVAVFMSVGILGGAVLQYPLGYLSDRFDRRTVLLVTTAGAVASGLFLASMAGTSPSLNYLGIFLFGAFALPLYSLSAAHANDHAKAGQHVMVAAGLMFFFSLGASIGPYLSSAVVELFGPNALFTYTSVVHGALIVVTIWRMRARGPVPAESRGPFSWLLRTSPVFPKMARGNNGNDARNGSTSDEASSIDRPQ; from the coding sequence ATGCACGCCATCCGCCCCCTCATACCCCTCTTCATCGCCGCAGGCATCCTGCTTGCGGGCAATGGCGTGCAGGGCACGGCGATCGCCATTCGCGGCGCGCAGGAGGGCTTTTCCACCTCGCTGATCGGCCTGATCGGCACCGCCTACTTCGTCGGCTTCCTGCTCGGCTGCCTCTACATCACGCGGCTGCTGAACGCGGTCGGCCACATCCGCACCTTTGCCGCGCTCGCCGCGATCACGGCGTCCGGAACGCTGCTGCTGGTGATCATCGTCGATCCGATCGCCTGGCTGCTGATCCGCTTCGCCGTCGGCTTCTGCTTTTCGGGCCTGTTCACGACGATCGAGAGCTGGATCAATTCCGGTGTCCGCAACGAAACGCGCGGACGCGTGCTGGCGGTCTACCGGATCGTCGACATCTTCGCGGTGACCGGTGCGCAGTTCATGCTGCCGGCGTTCGGCGCCGGCGGGTTCACGCTGTTTGCCGTCATGTGCCTCATGATCACGCTGTCGCTTGTGCCGGTGTCGCTCGCCGACCGGTCCAACCCGACACCGCCGGCCGAGTTCCGCTTCGATCTGAAGGGCATCTGGGCGCTGTCGCCGCTCGCCTGCATCGGCTGCGTAACGATCGGCGCGACCAATTCGGCCTTCCGGCTGATTGGCCCGCTCTATGCCGAGGGGATCGGTCTGTCGATCTCCGACGTCGCCGTGTTCATGAGCGTGGGCATCCTGGGCGGTGCGGTGCTGCAATATCCGCTCGGCTATCTGTCCGACCGGTTCGACCGCCGCACCGTGCTTCTGGTGACCACCGCCGGCGCCGTCGCGAGCGGGCTTTTCCTGGCGTCGATGGCCGGCACGTCCCCGTCGCTGAACTATCTGGGCATCTTCCTGTTCGGCGCGTTCGCGTTGCCGCTCTATTCGCTTTCGGCGGCGCACGCCAACGACCACGCCAAGGCGGGCCAGCATGTCATGGTCGCCGCCGGGCTGATGTTCTTCTTTTCGCTCGGCGCCTCGATCGGTCCCTACCTGTCCTCGGCGGTCGTCGAATTGTTCGGTCCGAACGCGCTGTTCACCTACACCAGCGTCGTGCACGGTGCGCTGATCGTGGTGACGATCTGGCGCATGCGGGCGCGCGGCCCCGTTCCGGCCGAATCGCGCGGGCCGTTCTCGTGGCTGCTGCGCACTTCGCCCGTGTTCCCCAAGATGGCGCGTGGCAACAACGGCAACGACGCGCGAAACGGTTCGACAAGCGATGAGGCCTCGTCTATTGACCGGCCGCAATGA
- the aspS gene encoding aspartate--tRNA ligase, translating into MHRYRSHTCGALRKSDAGSTARLSGWVHRVRDHGGVLFIDLRDHYGITQIVADPDSSAFKLAETVRSEWVIRVDGAVKQRDAELVNAELPTGEIEVYAREIEVLSKADELPLPVFGEPDYPEDIRLRYRFLDLRRETLHANIVTRTNVIASMRRRMTETGFTEFSTPILTASSPEGARDFLVPSRIHQGEFYALPQAPQIYKQLLMVSGFDRYFQIAPCFRDEDPRADRLPGEFYQLDLEMSFVEQDDVFAAMEPVIRGVFEEFADGKPVTPEFRRIPYDEAILKYGTDKPDLRNPIIMEDVSEHFRGSGFKVFANILANDPRGAVWAIPAPTGGSRAFCDRMNSWAQGQGQPGLGYIFWREEGDGVEGAGPIAKNIGPERTEAIRLQLGLKAGDACFFAAGDPRKFAAFAGDARTRAGEELELIDRDRFELAWIVDFPFFEWDEDEKRVDFGHNPFTMPRGGLGALENEDPLSIKAWQYDLVCNGFEIASGGIRNHLPEVMVKAFGIVGLDAKVVEERFGGLYRAFHYGAPPHGGMAAGIDRIVMLLVGAKNLREVTLFPMNQQAQDLLMGAPAPAEPAQLRELGLRLAPKAKAQE; encoded by the coding sequence ATGCACCGTTACCGCAGCCACACCTGTGGCGCCCTGCGCAAATCCGACGCCGGCTCGACCGCCCGGCTCTCGGGCTGGGTGCACCGGGTGCGCGACCATGGCGGCGTGCTGTTCATCGATCTGCGCGACCATTACGGCATCACCCAGATCGTCGCCGATCCCGACAGTTCCGCATTCAAGCTGGCCGAGACTGTCCGGTCCGAATGGGTCATCCGCGTCGACGGCGCGGTCAAGCAGCGCGATGCCGAACTGGTCAACGCCGAACTGCCGACCGGCGAGATCGAGGTCTATGCGCGCGAGATCGAGGTTCTGTCCAAGGCCGACGAACTGCCGCTTCCGGTGTTCGGCGAGCCCGACTATCCGGAGGACATCCGCCTCAGATACCGCTTCCTCGACCTGCGCCGGGAGACCCTGCACGCCAACATCGTCACGCGCACCAACGTCATCGCCTCGATGCGCCGGCGCATGACCGAGACCGGCTTCACCGAGTTCTCGACACCGATCCTGACCGCGTCGTCGCCGGAGGGTGCGCGCGACTTCCTGGTGCCCTCGCGCATCCATCAGGGCGAGTTCTACGCGCTGCCGCAGGCGCCGCAGATCTACAAGCAGCTTCTCATGGTCTCCGGTTTCGACCGCTATTTCCAGATCGCGCCGTGCTTCCGCGACGAGGACCCGCGCGCCGACCGGCTTCCGGGCGAATTCTACCAGCTCGATCTTGAGATGAGCTTCGTCGAGCAGGACGACGTGTTCGCGGCCATGGAGCCGGTGATCCGGGGCGTCTTCGAGGAGTTCGCCGACGGCAAGCCCGTGACGCCGGAGTTCCGTCGCATCCCCTATGACGAGGCGATCCTCAAATACGGCACCGACAAGCCGGACCTCAGGAACCCGATCATCATGGAGGACGTCTCCGAGCATTTCCGCGGCTCGGGCTTCAAGGTGTTCGCCAACATCCTCGCCAACGATCCGCGCGGCGCTGTCTGGGCGATCCCCGCGCCGACCGGCGGCAGCCGCGCCTTCTGCGACCGGATGAACTCCTGGGCGCAGGGGCAGGGGCAGCCCGGCCTTGGCTACATCTTCTGGCGCGAGGAAGGCGATGGCGTCGAGGGCGCGGGCCCGATCGCCAAGAACATCGGACCCGAGCGCACCGAGGCGATCCGCCTGCAGCTCGGCCTGAAGGCGGGCGATGCCTGCTTCTTCGCCGCCGGCGATCCGAGGAAATTCGCCGCCTTTGCCGGCGACGCGCGCACGCGCGCCGGCGAGGAACTGGAACTGATCGATCGCGACCGGTTCGAGCTGGCCTGGATCGTCGATTTCCCGTTCTTCGAATGGGACGAGGACGAAAAGCGCGTCGATTTCGGCCACAACCCCTTCACCATGCCGCGTGGCGGACTTGGCGCGCTGGAGAACGAGGATCCGCTGTCGATCAAGGCCTGGCAGTACGATCTTGTCTGCAACGGCTTCGAAATCGCCTCGGGCGGCATCCGCAACCATCTGCCCGAAGTGATGGTCAAGGCGTTCGGCATCGTGGGCCTCGACGCCAAGGTGGTCGAGGAGCGCTTCGGCGGCCTTTATCGCGCCTTCCACTATGGCGCGCCGCCCCATGGCGGCATGGCCGCCGGCATCGACCGCATCGTCATGCTGCTGGTGGGTGCGAAGAACCTGCGCGAGGTGACGCTGTTCCCGATGAACCAGCAGGCGCAGGACCTGCTGATGGGGGCGCCGGCGCCCGCCGAGCCCGCCCAGCTGCGCGAGCTCGGGCTGCGTCTTGCGCCGAAGGCGAAGGCGCAGGAGTAG
- a CDS encoding alpha/beta hydrolase, which produces MASPFSPSRAPLRLLPAMVLTVLAMLLVAVPGAQAMKTYDGLTYARGLKLDVHVPSDVRRGLFAPKHPVVLYVHGGGWVKGDRKRVFNQPEWLTSRGYVFVAIDYRKVPQTTIDGQVQDVTDAIAWVQRNIRRYNGDPNRIVLMGHSAGAHLSALVAATGKAQSLRGIIPNDVQAYDLLAYATKRGSIGSMFGTAFTNEPPNWIRWSPSTHAKKNGRLPPHLILYSRSQGERRRSISIGYANLLKGRGTDVTVFHGTAYSHGAIAARLGRPGDNATEAIERFLARVTR; this is translated from the coding sequence ATGGCCTCACCCTTTTCTCCGAGCCGCGCGCCGCTGCGCTTGCTGCCCGCAATGGTCCTGACCGTGCTGGCGATGCTTCTGGTGGCGGTTCCAGGCGCACAGGCGATGAAGACCTATGACGGGCTGACCTATGCGCGCGGCCTGAAGCTCGACGTCCATGTGCCCTCCGACGTCCGGCGCGGCTTGTTCGCGCCCAAGCACCCGGTGGTTCTCTATGTCCATGGCGGCGGCTGGGTGAAGGGCGATCGCAAGCGCGTCTTCAACCAGCCCGAATGGCTGACCTCGCGCGGCTACGTCTTCGTCGCGATCGACTACCGGAAAGTGCCGCAGACGACGATCGACGGCCAGGTGCAGGACGTCACCGATGCGATCGCCTGGGTCCAGCGCAACATCCGCCGCTACAATGGGGACCCCAACCGCATCGTGCTGATGGGCCATTCGGCCGGCGCTCACCTGTCCGCGCTCGTCGCCGCGACCGGCAAGGCGCAGAGCCTGCGCGGCATCATCCCCAACGACGTGCAGGCCTACGACCTGCTCGCCTACGCGACCAAGCGCGGGTCGATCGGCTCAATGTTCGGCACCGCCTTCACCAACGAGCCGCCCAACTGGATCCGCTGGTCGCCATCGACCCACGCCAAGAAGAACGGCCGGCTGCCGCCGCATCTGATCCTCTATTCGCGCAGCCAGGGCGAGCGGCGCCGTTCGATCTCGATCGGCTATGCGAACCTCTTGAAGGGCCGGGGCACCGACGTGACCGTGTTTCATGGCACCGCCTATTCGCACGGGGCGATCGCCGCCCGGCTCGGCCGGCCCGGCGACAACGCCACCGAGGCGATCGAACGGTTCCTGGCGCGCGTGACGCGCTGA
- a CDS encoding SDR family oxidoreductase, with product MAHFFITGAARGIGRALASQALQRGRAVTVSVRAASDLSKVPDGVEAVVFDVRDDAAVATVAAGIDRPVDVLVNNAGVIGPARQSTLDMDFDGFAETLAINTLAPLRVSQAFLPLLRRSDRPRIVTISSAMGRLSYQKSDRIAYRASKAAVNKVMQGLATDLRSEGIAVQCVHPGWVRTDMGGPQADIDVAESAGGILDRAEALELVDTGSFVNYDGSTIDW from the coding sequence TTGGCACACTTCTTCATCACGGGCGCTGCGCGCGGCATAGGCCGGGCGCTTGCGAGCCAGGCTTTGCAGCGCGGGCGCGCGGTCACCGTCTCGGTGCGCGCCGCCTCCGATCTTTCGAAAGTTCCCGACGGGGTCGAGGCGGTCGTCTTCGATGTCCGCGACGATGCTGCCGTCGCCACCGTCGCCGCAGGCATCGATCGGCCGGTCGACGTGCTGGTCAACAATGCCGGCGTCATCGGCCCGGCCCGGCAGTCGACGCTGGACATGGATTTCGACGGCTTTGCCGAGACCCTCGCCATCAACACGCTGGCGCCGCTGCGCGTCTCGCAGGCGTTTCTTCCGCTTCTGCGCCGCAGCGACCGGCCACGCATCGTCACGATATCGTCGGCGATGGGACGGCTCAGCTACCAGAAGTCCGACCGGATCGCCTACCGCGCCTCGAAGGCCGCGGTGAACAAGGTCATGCAGGGGCTCGCGACCGATCTTCGGTCCGAGGGCATCGCCGTCCAGTGCGTTCATCCGGGCTGGGTGCGCACCGACATGGGCGGCCCGCAGGCCGACATCGATGTCGCCGAGAGCGCAGGCGGCATCCTCGACCGCGCCGAGGCGCTCGAATTGGTCGACACCGGAAGCTTCGTCAATTACGACGGATCGACAATCGATTGGTAG
- a CDS encoding MOSC domain-containing protein, producing the protein MSEPFPEIHPAKRIEARVDGLFRADGDSFVTAPVETLELTFEGVPGDIHAGVTRKSGSREPWYERGTEMRNERQLTIVARDELDTVAADMEIAMLAPEWIGANMTLAGVPMLSMLPASTLLFFEGGATVKVDMQNGPCRIAGDSIARHLGREGDQHIALGFPKIAKRRRGVVAWVEKPGTVTMGETVRVHLPEQWVYPL; encoded by the coding sequence ATGAGCGAACCGTTTCCCGAGATCCACCCCGCAAAACGCATCGAGGCGCGCGTCGACGGCCTGTTCAGGGCCGACGGCGACAGTTTCGTGACCGCTCCGGTCGAGACGCTGGAACTGACCTTCGAAGGCGTGCCCGGCGACATCCATGCCGGCGTGACCCGCAAGTCGGGCAGCCGCGAGCCCTGGTACGAGCGCGGCACCGAAATGCGCAACGAGCGCCAGTTGACGATCGTCGCCCGCGACGAACTGGACACGGTCGCCGCCGACATGGAGATCGCCATGCTGGCGCCCGAATGGATCGGCGCCAACATGACGCTCGCCGGCGTGCCGATGCTGTCCATGCTGCCCGCGTCCACGCTTCTGTTCTTCGAGGGCGGGGCGACGGTGAAGGTCGACATGCAGAACGGCCCGTGCCGGATCGCCGGCGATTCGATCGCCCGGCATCTGGGCCGCGAGGGCGACCAGCACATCGCGCTCGGCTTTCCGAAGATCGCCAAGCGCCGTCGTGGCGTGGTCGCCTGGGTCGAAAAGCCCGGCACGGTCACGATGGGCGAGACGGTCCGCGTGCACCTGCCCGAACAGTGGGTCTATCCGCTGTGA
- a CDS encoding DUF2293 domain-containing protein produces MTTKRQAAVSKALASLAPMMPLEDALAVKALVARRHMRALPADRAVWLAMVTHIRHTRTDYDNLLADGYDRDAARFFVIEDINDVLRQWQATRLLDPHEDIEEPSNAPVRGASLKGRD; encoded by the coding sequence ATGACGACGAAGCGCCAGGCGGCGGTCTCCAAGGCGCTGGCCAGCCTTGCGCCGATGATGCCGCTCGAGGACGCGCTGGCCGTCAAGGCGCTCGTCGCACGCCGGCACATGCGTGCCCTTCCGGCGGACCGGGCCGTGTGGCTCGCGATGGTCACGCATATCCGGCACACGCGAACCGACTACGACAACCTCCTCGCCGACGGCTACGACCGTGACGCGGCGCGATTCTTCGTGATCGAGGACATCAACGACGTGCTGCGCCAGTGGCAGGCGACAAGGCTGCTCGATCCGCACGAGGATATTGAAGAACCCTCGAACGCGCCCGTCCGAGGCGCTTCCCTCAAAGGGAGGGACTGA
- a CDS encoding ArsR/SmtB family transcription factor — MSFSNDNATRFSADALVEHLKSAAEPSRLRMLKLLSEAELTVSDLTTILGQSQPRVSRHLKLLLEARLIRRRQEGSWALFRLAHDSPQGALAADIVARIDPADPELSRDAERLADVKRKRRDEASAYFSANAESWDEIRSLHVPEPDVEAAMLRIAGDRTFSAMLDIGTGTGRMLELFAPRCRSAVGIDTNRNMLNVARANLDAAGLAHAEVRLGDVANMPVARDAFDLVTIHQVLHFLDDPAAAVAQAARSLAPGGRLVIVDFAPHDLEFLREEHQHLRLGFDTATVNGWFEAAGLDNARAEALAVDGGKAEGQLTVMIWAADDPRIQIADDNRPEAAKTEAA, encoded by the coding sequence ATGTCTTTTTCGAACGACAACGCGACCCGCTTTTCGGCCGACGCGCTGGTGGAGCATCTGAAGTCGGCGGCCGAGCCGAGCCGGCTGCGCATGCTCAAGCTGCTGTCGGAGGCCGAGCTGACCGTTTCGGACCTGACCACGATCCTCGGCCAGTCGCAACCGCGCGTGTCACGGCATCTCAAGCTGCTGCTCGAGGCGCGGCTGATCCGCCGGCGCCAGGAGGGATCGTGGGCGCTGTTCCGGCTGGCCCATGACAGCCCGCAAGGGGCGCTGGCGGCCGATATCGTCGCCCGCATCGATCCCGCCGACCCCGAGTTGTCCCGCGACGCCGAACGGCTCGCCGACGTCAAGCGCAAGCGCCGCGACGAGGCCTCCGCCTATTTCAGCGCCAACGCCGAGAGCTGGGACGAGATCCGCTCGCTGCACGTGCCCGAGCCCGATGTCGAGGCGGCGATGCTGCGCATTGCGGGCGACCGCACCTTCAGCGCGATGCTGGACATCGGCACGGGCACCGGCCGGATGCTGGAACTGTTCGCGCCGCGCTGCCGTTCGGCGGTCGGCATCGACACCAACCGCAACATGCTCAACGTCGCCCGCGCCAATCTGGACGCGGCCGGTCTCGCCCATGCCGAGGTGCGCCTCGGCGATGTCGCCAACATGCCCGTCGCCCGCGACGCATTCGACCTTGTCACCATCCACCAGGTCCTGCATTTTCTCGACGACCCGGCGGCGGCGGTCGCGCAGGCCGCGCGCAGTCTCGCGCCCGGCGGCCGGCTGGTCATCGTCGACTTCGCTCCGCACGATCTCGAATTCCTGCGCGAGGAACACCAGCACCTTCGGCTGGGCTTCGACACGGCGACCGTCAACGGCTGGTTCGAGGCCGCCGGGCTGGACAATGCCCGCGCCGAGGCGCTCGCCGTCGATGGCGGCAAGGCCGAAGGGCAACTGACCGTGATGATCTGGGCCGCCGACGATCCGCGCATCCAGATCGCCGATGACAACCGGCCCGAAGCGGCCAAGACGGAGGCGGCATAA
- the metF gene encoding methylenetetrahydrofolate reductase [NAD(P)H] produces MALTGDIRVSFEFFPPKTEAMEATLADTIEKLAPLSADFVSVTYGAGGSTREPTRRTLAHVQKQGGMDAAAHITCVGSTCEETDAVVREFTAMGIRRFVALRGDPQTGMGTRYVPHPGGYENAAHLVAGLKAFGDLDISVAAYPEKHPESPDFATDIDMLKRKVDNGASRAITQFFFDNDTYERYVERARKAGIYVPIVPGILPIHNFRAVSNFAGKCRTHIPAWLAERFDGLENDPKTHALIASAIAAEQVLDLVDRGVRDFHFYTMNRPDLVFAVCRLIGIREETVDAAA; encoded by the coding sequence ATGGCGCTGACCGGTGACATCCGCGTTTCCTTCGAGTTCTTCCCGCCCAAGACCGAGGCGATGGAAGCCACGCTCGCCGACACGATCGAGAAACTCGCCCCGCTGAGCGCCGATTTCGTCTCGGTGACCTACGGCGCAGGCGGCTCGACCCGCGAACCCACGCGCCGCACGCTCGCCCATGTGCAGAAGCAGGGCGGCATGGATGCGGCCGCCCACATCACCTGCGTGGGGTCGACGTGCGAGGAGACCGACGCCGTCGTCCGCGAGTTCACCGCCATGGGCATCAGGCGGTTCGTGGCGCTGCGGGGCGACCCGCAGACAGGCATGGGCACGCGCTACGTGCCGCATCCGGGCGGCTACGAGAACGCGGCTCACCTCGTCGCCGGCCTGAAGGCGTTCGGCGATCTCGACATCTCGGTCGCCGCCTATCCCGAAAAGCATCCCGAGAGCCCCGATTTCGCCACCGACATCGACATGCTCAAGCGCAAGGTCGACAATGGCGCCTCGCGTGCGATCACCCAGTTCTTCTTCGACAACGACACCTATGAGCGCTACGTCGAGCGGGCGCGCAAGGCGGGCATCTACGTGCCGATCGTGCCGGGCATCCTGCCGATCCACAATTTCAGGGCCGTTTCCAACTTCGCCGGCAAGTGCAGGACGCACATTCCGGCCTGGCTGGCCGAGCGCTTCGACGGCCTCGAAAACGATCCGAAGACCCATGCGCTGATCGCCTCGGCGATTGCCGCCGAGCAGGTGCTGGATCTGGTCGATCGCGGCGTGCGCGATTTCCATTTCTACACGATGAACCGGCCCGATCTCGTCTTCGCCGTATGCCGCCTGATCGGCATCCGCGAGGAAACCGTCGACGCCGCCGCCTGA
- a CDS encoding glycoside hydrolase family 25 protein, giving the protein MTRLAGPIFAAIMALFIAGCTKVDYSALTQSLEASYAAATPRYGDSDPVHDWEGGGPHGFPVHGIDVSKWQGAIDWKTVRRAGIEFAFIKATEGGDMLDDAFMRNWNGARRAGVPRSAYHFFYFCTSARQQARWFIRNVPRESGSLPHVLDMEWNPKSPTCRFRPPAQTVRKEMGVFLDMIERHYGKRPIIYTTVDFHRDNLAGHMDDEVFWLRSVAAHPKVTYPGRQWAFWQYTGTGLVPGVNGDTDINVFAGDRGQWRDWLEVATR; this is encoded by the coding sequence ATGACGCGACTGGCCGGGCCGATCTTCGCCGCGATCATGGCTCTCTTCATCGCGGGCTGCACCAAGGTTGACTATTCGGCGCTCACGCAGTCGCTCGAGGCGTCCTACGCGGCGGCGACCCCGCGCTACGGCGACTCCGATCCGGTGCACGATTGGGAAGGCGGCGGGCCGCACGGCTTTCCCGTGCACGGCATCGACGTATCCAAGTGGCAGGGCGCGATCGACTGGAAGACCGTGCGCCGCGCCGGCATCGAGTTCGCCTTCATCAAGGCGACCGAAGGCGGCGACATGCTCGACGACGCCTTCATGCGCAACTGGAACGGTGCCCGCCGCGCCGGCGTGCCGCGCAGCGCCTACCATTTCTTCTATTTCTGCACGTCCGCACGACAGCAGGCGCGCTGGTTCATCCGCAACGTGCCGCGCGAGAGCGGCTCGCTGCCGCACGTGCTCGACATGGAGTGGAACCCCAAATCTCCCACCTGCCGGTTCCGTCCGCCCGCCCAGACCGTGCGCAAGGAGATGGGCGTCTTTCTCGACATGATCGAGCGTCACTACGGCAAGCGGCCGATCATCTACACGACGGTCGACTTCCACCGGGACAATCTAGCCGGGCACATGGACGACGAGGTGTTCTGGCTGCGCTCGGTCGCCGCGCACCCGAAGGTCACCTACCCGGGCCGGCAATGGGCCTTCTGGCAGTATACGGGTACGGGCCTGGTCCCCGGCGTGAACGGCGACACCGACATCAACGTCTTCGCCGGCGACCGCGGCCAGTGGCGCGACTGGCTGGAAGTGGCGACGCGATAG
- a CDS encoding serine hydrolase domain-containing protein translates to MKGSLMRIVRLVLAALAVLVLGAIVYLVVAPPDLIRIGANYSAKIVCSNFFLAGRDPDEVLAVDVQAPGHPLLRLMRVDVDDSEGTVRAGLFGIAGGGVAVNRPGRGCTTLSGGDRDRLAVVDAPPQVAEPAPDVLWPEGGLVEPADDAALAVVLDDPALVGPGMRAVVIVRDGRIVAERYGDGFGPDTPLLGWSVTKTVTAALIGRAVREGHMEVAQPADFEGWTDSGRGAITIADMMGMASDLAWNESYGSVSDVLRMLYLEPDMAGFAASMPLDAETSAGPGEVFEYSSGTTVMLARQWMDALDDPAMAADYPRTALFGPLGMASAVMEMDAAGTFVGSSYMYATARDWARFGQFMAQRGVWNGRSLLPVGYVDWMVDPHPASGGEYGRGQVWLRPANAWMGGDDPELPADGFYMNGHDGQSISVIPSEDLVVVRLGLTPSDQRYKVANLIDAVIAATAE, encoded by the coding sequence ATGAAAGGAAGCCTCATGCGGATCGTGCGTCTCGTGTTGGCGGCCCTGGCCGTCCTCGTCCTCGGAGCCATCGTCTACCTGGTGGTCGCCCCGCCGGACCTGATCCGCATCGGCGCCAACTATTCGGCCAAGATCGTCTGCTCGAATTTCTTCCTCGCCGGCCGCGATCCGGACGAGGTGCTCGCCGTTGACGTGCAGGCGCCCGGCCATCCTCTGCTGCGCCTGATGCGGGTCGATGTCGACGACTCGGAAGGAACCGTGCGCGCCGGCCTGTTCGGAATTGCCGGCGGCGGCGTGGCGGTGAACCGGCCGGGCCGGGGATGCACGACCCTATCCGGTGGCGACCGAGATCGGCTGGCGGTGGTAGACGCCCCGCCGCAGGTCGCCGAACCGGCGCCGGATGTGCTCTGGCCCGAGGGCGGCCTGGTCGAGCCGGCGGACGATGCCGCGCTGGCCGTTGTGCTGGATGATCCCGCCCTCGTCGGCCCGGGCATGCGCGCCGTCGTGATCGTCAGGGACGGGCGCATCGTCGCCGAGCGATACGGCGACGGCTTCGGACCCGATACGCCGCTGCTCGGCTGGTCGGTGACCAAGACCGTGACCGCCGCGCTGATCGGCCGGGCCGTGCGCGAGGGGCACATGGAGGTCGCGCAGCCCGCGGACTTCGAAGGCTGGACCGATAGCGGCCGCGGCGCGATCACCATCGCCGACATGATGGGCATGGCGAGCGATCTTGCATGGAACGAGAGTTACGGCTCGGTCTCGGACGTTCTGCGCATGCTCTATCTGGAGCCCGACATGGCGGGGTTCGCCGCGTCCATGCCGCTCGACGCGGAGACATCGGCCGGGCCGGGCGAGGTGTTCGAATACTCCTCGGGCACAACGGTCATGCTGGCGCGGCAATGGATGGACGCGCTCGACGATCCGGCGATGGCGGCCGACTATCCGCGCACCGCGCTGTTCGGCCCGCTCGGCATGGCGAGCGCGGTGATGGAGATGGACGCGGCGGGCACGTTTGTCGGCTCGTCCTACATGTATGCGACGGCGCGCGACTGGGCCCGTTTTGGCCAGTTCATGGCGCAGCGCGGCGTCTGGAACGGCCGGTCGCTGCTGCCCGTCGGCTATGTCGACTGGATGGTCGACCCCCATCCGGCTTCGGGCGGCGAATATGGCCGCGGCCAGGTGTGGCTGCGGCCGGCCAATGCGTGGATGGGCGGGGACGATCCCGAACTGCCGGCCGACGGGTTCTACATGAACGGCCATGACGGCCAGTCGATCTCGGTGATCCCGTCGGAGGATCTGGTCGTCGTCCGGCTCGGGCTGACGCCTTCGGACCAGCGCTACAAGGTGGCCAACCTGATCGACGCCGTGATCGCGGCGACCGCCGAGTGA
- a CDS encoding LysE family translocator: MTVETAIALIVFLFPLAFSPGPGNMFFAANGARFGLASSVAASAGYHVATVIVTALIGLGFARAADLSPALFTVVKYAGSAYVLWLALKLMRAGRLDHVAEARPAGFVDGAVLLLLNPKAYVIIAAMFTQFIPAGATGAVTLVIAISVLFTLNNLVAFTAWTALGDRISARFRDAGEARRLNLVFGAMLALVAVWMLLS; encoded by the coding sequence ATGACCGTCGAAACCGCGATCGCGCTGATCGTCTTTCTGTTTCCGCTGGCCTTTTCACCGGGGCCCGGCAACATGTTCTTCGCCGCCAACGGCGCGCGCTTCGGCCTTGCAAGCTCAGTTGCGGCGAGCGCGGGGTATCACGTGGCGACCGTGATCGTGACGGCCCTGATCGGCCTTGGCTTCGCCCGCGCGGCCGACCTGTCGCCGGCGCTGTTCACGGTCGTCAAATATGCCGGTTCGGCCTACGTTCTGTGGCTGGCGCTGAAGCTGATGCGCGCCGGCCGGCTCGATCACGTGGCCGAAGCCCGCCCGGCCGGCTTCGTCGACGGGGCCGTGCTGCTGCTGCTCAACCCGAAGGCCTATGTGATCATCGCGGCGATGTTCACCCAGTTCATCCCGGCGGGCGCGACCGGCGCGGTGACGCTCGTCATTGCCATCTCCGTGCTGTTCACGCTGAACAATCTGGTCGCCTTCACCGCCTGGACGGCGCTTGGCGACAGGATCTCGGCACGCTTTCGCGACGCCGGCGAGGCACGACGTCTCAATCTCGTCTTCGGCGCGATGCTGGCGCTGGTGGCCGTCTGGATGCTGCTGAGCTGA